The following coding sequences lie in one Corynebacterium humireducens NBRC 106098 = DSM 45392 genomic window:
- a CDS encoding HNH endonuclease signature motif containing protein, producing the protein MNLIAAFEALRAVPVLEALSTGTVDAAVLSSLGFRDAGAWQKLAGVYFGPTRHRKLQKAARDAAVGLSLDALGVVEKHTRKLLRGAAVTPWELRVELCSLRGTVEEIDRAAATRVREYNRGVEDAEKKAYGRRALKGGKNTDGLGNRTFTVTGPERVIADVLGGIRTVAGQLRRDDPRLTYEQAMFDAFLDTRGGGPAREVVITVLPLPESTKVLRQEGDETVFARTDGTTITGAELVAEAMADEGYVGIFDPVHGGVNMYRDERFANFKQRVLLSAETIVCPYPGCTTPASECEVHHLTAWAEGGETNIRNLTMLCRLHNARNDDDPDAPPRHGRMERAPGGVVHHPPDGGPPRRNIHPIRDRSAMALIST; encoded by the coding sequence ATGAACCTGATCGCGGCGTTCGAGGCCCTGCGTGCCGTCCCCGTGCTGGAGGCCCTGTCCACCGGCACGGTGGACGCCGCCGTGCTGTCGTCGCTGGGTTTCCGGGACGCCGGGGCGTGGCAGAAGCTCGCCGGGGTGTACTTCGGCCCGACCCGTCACCGGAAGCTGCAGAAGGCGGCCCGGGACGCTGCCGTGGGGTTGTCGCTGGATGCGCTGGGTGTGGTGGAGAAGCACACCCGCAAGCTGCTGCGCGGGGCAGCGGTCACCCCGTGGGAGCTGCGTGTCGAGCTGTGCTCCCTGCGCGGCACGGTGGAGGAGATCGACCGGGCTGCCGCCACTCGCGTGCGCGAGTACAACCGCGGGGTGGAGGACGCTGAGAAGAAGGCCTACGGCCGGCGGGCCCTCAAGGGCGGCAAGAACACCGACGGCCTGGGCAACCGCACCTTCACGGTCACCGGCCCCGAACGCGTCATCGCCGACGTGCTCGGCGGCATCCGCACCGTGGCCGGCCAGCTCCGTCGCGACGACCCGCGGCTGACCTACGAGCAGGCGATGTTCGACGCCTTCCTGGACACCCGGGGTGGCGGGCCCGCCCGCGAGGTGGTGATCACCGTGCTGCCGCTGCCGGAGTCGACGAAGGTGCTCCGGCAGGAGGGCGACGAGACCGTCTTCGCCCGCACCGACGGCACCACCATCACCGGCGCCGAACTGGTCGCCGAGGCGATGGCCGACGAGGGCTACGTCGGGATCTTCGACCCCGTGCACGGCGGGGTGAACATGTACCGGGACGAGCGCTTCGCCAACTTCAAGCAGCGCGTCCTCCTCTCCGCGGAGACGATCGTCTGCCCGTACCCCGGGTGCACCACCCCGGCCTCCGAGTGCGAGGTCCACCACCTCACCGCCTGGGCGGAGGGCGGGGAGACGAACATCCGCAACCTGACGATGCTGTGCCGGCTGCACAACGCCCGCAACGACGACGACCCGGACGCCCCGCCCCGCCACGGCCGGATGGAAAGGGCACCCGGCGGGGTGGTCCACCACCCACCGGACGGCGGGCCACCCCGCCGGAACATCCACCCGATCCGCGACCGCTCCGCGATGGCTCTGATCAGTACGTGA
- a CDS encoding amidohydrolase family protein, translated as MLSPLFDSHLHIIDPRHPLVPNRGFIPPPFSVDDYVQRVKGLNVISGAVVAGSFHGFDTGHLVAALRKLGPNFVGVAQVPGDISDSEILRLDARGIRAVRFNLARCGSVTPEALDSLARHAYDVAEWHAELYVDSRHLPELHDTLAALPSVSIDHMGMTREGLPHLLRLVEAGVKVKATGFGRLDFPAVDAIRAIMDVDPTALMAGTDLPSTRAERPFADSDLEMLRDTIGPEHMEAVFHRNAEALYLDPVAVEV; from the coding sequence ATGCTCTCCCCGTTGTTCGACTCGCACCTGCACATCATCGACCCCCGGCACCCCCTGGTCCCGAACCGTGGGTTCATCCCGCCACCCTTCTCCGTCGATGACTACGTGCAGCGGGTCAAGGGGCTCAACGTCATCAGCGGCGCGGTCGTTGCCGGTTCCTTCCACGGTTTCGACACGGGCCACCTGGTCGCGGCGCTCCGGAAGCTCGGACCGAACTTCGTCGGTGTCGCGCAGGTGCCCGGGGACATCTCCGACTCGGAGATCCTGCGTCTCGACGCCCGCGGCATCCGCGCCGTCCGCTTCAACCTCGCCCGCTGCGGTTCCGTCACCCCGGAGGCCCTCGACAGCCTCGCCCGGCACGCCTACGACGTGGCCGAGTGGCACGCGGAGCTCTACGTCGACTCCCGTCATCTCCCCGAGCTCCACGACACGCTGGCGGCCCTGCCGTCGGTGAGCATCGATCACATGGGCATGACCCGGGAGGGTCTCCCCCATCTGCTGCGCCTCGTGGAGGCAGGCGTGAAGGTGAAGGCCACGGGCTTCGGGCGGCTGGACTTCCCGGCGGTCGACGCGATCCGGGCGATCATGGACGTCGACCCGACGGCCCTCATGGCCGGCACGGACCTGCCTTCGACGCGCGCCGAACGGCCCTTCGCCGACTCCGACCTGGAGATGCTCCGGGACACCATCGGCCCGGAGCACATGGAGGCCGTGTTCCACAGGAACGCGGAGGCCCTCTACCTGGACCCCGTGGCGGTCGAGGTCTAG
- a CDS encoding RNA polymerase-binding protein RbpA, which produces MADRVLRGSRMGAVSYETDRDHDLAPRQMVKYRTANGEIYEVPFADDAEIPEEWMCKNGQLGTLVEGEGVESKPVKPPRTHWDMLLERRTLEELDVLLEERIELLRKRRRAASRLLKEQQAQEAAEQG; this is translated from the coding sequence ATGGCAGATCGCGTACTCCGCGGCAGTCGAATGGGTGCCGTCAGCTACGAAACTGACCGCGACCACGACCTTGCTCCGCGCCAGATGGTGAAGTACCGCACCGCGAACGGTGAGATCTACGAGGTCCCGTTCGCCGACGATGCGGAGATCCCCGAGGAGTGGATGTGCAAGAACGGCCAGCTGGGCACCCTCGTCGAGGGTGAGGGCGTTGAGTCCAAGCCGGTGAAGCCGCCGCGCACCCACTGGGACATGCTCCTGGAGCGTCGTACGCTCGAGGAGCTGGATGTCCTGCTGGAGGAGCGCATCGAGCTCCTCCGCAAGCGCCGTCGCGCGGCCTCCCGCCTGCTCAAGGAGCAGCAGGCGCAGGAGGCGGCTGAGCAGGGCTAG
- a CDS encoding YceI family protein translates to MTTQNKSASKVVIAIFVILIVVLALVAVVPTLLALAMGPGIKTEGMNSQGAKPATTDVNGEWHVAHYRGQNTTSVGFTFFEILPSDRRSTSGSTQAVEGWATIEEGTLKAGEVVVDMNEISTDNERRDINVRNKIFHTNQFPTATFSITEPVDLSEVPGNGTPGKVTLTGEMEIRGETRPLVHEFDVLRDGDRIIVAGDVLINRNEYGVESPEFVAAKIDDTGELNIRLALEK, encoded by the coding sequence ATGACCACCCAGAACAAGTCCGCCAGCAAGGTCGTCATCGCGATCTTCGTGATCCTCATCGTGGTGCTCGCCCTCGTGGCGGTCGTGCCGACCCTGCTCGCACTGGCGATGGGCCCCGGCATCAAGACCGAGGGGATGAATTCCCAGGGTGCGAAGCCCGCGACCACCGACGTCAACGGGGAGTGGCACGTCGCCCACTACCGTGGCCAGAACACCACGTCGGTCGGCTTCACCTTCTTCGAGATCCTGCCGTCGGACCGCCGTTCCACCTCCGGGTCCACCCAGGCCGTCGAGGGCTGGGCCACCATCGAGGAGGGCACCCTCAAGGCCGGTGAGGTCGTCGTCGACATGAACGAGATCTCCACCGACAACGAGCGCCGCGACATCAACGTGCGCAACAAGATCTTCCACACCAACCAGTTCCCGACGGCCACCTTCTCGATCACCGAGCCCGTCGACCTCTCCGAGGTTCCCGGCAACGGCACCCCCGGAAAGGTGACCCTCACCGGCGAGATGGAGATCCGCGGCGAGACCCGCCCGCTGGTCCACGAGTTCGACGTCCTCCGCGACGGCGACCGCATCATCGTCGCCGGTGACGTCCTGATCAACCGCAACGAGTACGGCGTGGAGTCCCCGGAGTTCGTCGCCGCCAAGATCGACGACACGGGTGAGCTGAACATCCGTCTCGCGCTCGAGAAGTAG
- the tkt gene encoding transketolase, translated as MTLSPDTQALTERRYPADWTETDTRAVDTVRILAADAVQNCGSGHPGTAMSLAPLAYTLYQRVLDHDPNDTDWVGRDRFVLSCGHTSLTQYIQLYLGGFGLEMEDLKALRTWDSLTPGHPEVGHTRGVEITTGPLGQGLASAVGMAMAARRERGLFDPETPAGESPFDHFIYVIASDGDLQEGVTAEACSLAGTQELGNLIVFWDDNRISIEDDTQIAFTEDVVARYESYGWQTIEIEGGEDVSAIEAAIVAAKADTTRPTFIRLRTIIAWPAPNAQNTGASHGSALGADEVAATKEILGFDPEVHFHIDDEVLAHTRQLCERGAEKRAAWQEKFDAWAAANPEKKALFDRVVARELPEGLAESMPTWEAGESVATRKASEAALQTLGAAMPELWGGSADLAGSNNTVIKGSPSFGPREISTDTWSAEPYGRNLHFGIREHAMGAILNGIALHGPTRPYGGTFLIFSDYMRPAVRLGSLMESDVYYVWTHDSIGLGEDGPTHQPVETLAALRAIPGLSILRPADANETTQAWAAALEYKESPKGLALTRQNISVLEGTKEKAAEGVRRGAYVLVEGSKETPDVILLATGSEVQLAVEAARTLESEGVAARVVSMPCMEWFLEQDAAYIESVLPAAVTARVSVEAGIAMPWHRFTGATGRNVSLEHFGASAPFEKLFEEFGITADAVVAAAHDSISASK; from the coding sequence GTGACCCTGTCGCCCGACACGCAGGCGCTGACCGAGCGCCGCTACCCCGCCGACTGGACCGAGACCGACACCCGCGCCGTGGACACGGTCCGCATCCTGGCCGCCGACGCGGTGCAGAACTGTGGCTCCGGGCACCCGGGCACGGCCATGTCCCTGGCACCGCTCGCGTACACCCTGTACCAGCGCGTCCTGGACCATGACCCCAACGACACCGACTGGGTCGGTCGCGACCGCTTCGTGCTCTCCTGCGGCCACACCTCCCTCACCCAGTACATCCAGCTCTACCTCGGCGGCTTCGGCCTCGAGATGGAGGACCTCAAGGCACTGCGCACCTGGGACTCCCTGACCCCGGGCCACCCGGAGGTCGGCCACACCCGCGGCGTCGAGATCACCACCGGCCCGCTGGGCCAGGGCCTGGCCTCCGCCGTGGGCATGGCCATGGCCGCCCGCCGTGAGCGTGGCCTCTTCGACCCGGAGACCCCGGCCGGCGAGTCCCCCTTCGACCACTTCATCTACGTCATCGCCTCCGACGGTGACCTCCAGGAGGGCGTCACCGCCGAGGCCTGCTCCCTGGCCGGCACCCAGGAGCTGGGCAACCTGATCGTCTTCTGGGACGACAACCGCATCTCCATCGAGGACGACACCCAGATCGCCTTCACCGAGGACGTCGTCGCCCGCTACGAGTCCTACGGCTGGCAGACCATCGAGATCGAGGGCGGCGAGGACGTCTCCGCCATCGAGGCCGCCATCGTCGCCGCCAAGGCCGACACCACCCGCCCGACCTTCATCCGTCTGCGCACCATCATCGCCTGGCCGGCCCCCAACGCCCAGAACACCGGCGCCTCCCACGGCTCCGCGCTGGGCGCCGACGAGGTCGCCGCCACCAAGGAGATCCTCGGCTTCGACCCCGAGGTCCACTTCCACATCGACGACGAGGTCCTCGCCCACACCCGCCAGCTCTGCGAGCGTGGCGCCGAGAAGCGTGCCGCCTGGCAGGAGAAGTTCGACGCCTGGGCCGCGGCCAACCCGGAGAAGAAGGCGCTCTTCGACCGCGTCGTCGCCCGCGAGCTGCCGGAGGGTCTGGCCGAGTCCATGCCGACGTGGGAGGCCGGCGAGTCCGTCGCCACCCGTAAGGCCTCCGAGGCCGCCCTGCAGACCCTCGGTGCCGCCATGCCGGAGCTGTGGGGCGGTTCCGCCGACCTCGCCGGCTCCAACAACACCGTCATCAAGGGATCCCCCTCCTTCGGTCCGCGGGAGATCTCCACCGACACCTGGTCCGCCGAGCCCTACGGCCGCAACCTGCACTTCGGTATCCGTGAGCACGCCATGGGCGCGATCCTCAACGGCATCGCCCTCCACGGCCCGACCCGCCCCTACGGCGGCACCTTCCTCATCTTCTCCGACTACATGCGTCCGGCCGTGCGCCTCGGCTCCCTCATGGAGTCCGACGTGTACTACGTGTGGACCCACGACTCCATCGGCCTCGGCGAGGACGGCCCGACCCACCAGCCCGTCGAGACCCTGGCCGCGCTGCGCGCGATCCCGGGCCTGTCCATCCTGCGTCCGGCCGACGCCAACGAGACCACCCAGGCCTGGGCCGCGGCGCTCGAGTACAAGGAGTCCCCGAAGGGCCTGGCCCTGACCCGCCAGAACATCTCGGTGCTCGAGGGCACCAAGGAGAAGGCCGCCGAGGGTGTCCGCCGCGGCGCCTACGTCCTCGTCGAGGGCTCCAAGGAGACCCCGGACGTCATCCTCCTGGCCACCGGTTCCGAGGTCCAGCTGGCCGTCGAGGCCGCCCGCACCCTCGAGTCCGAGGGCGTGGCCGCCCGCGTCGTCTCCATGCCGTGCATGGAGTGGTTCCTCGAGCAGGACGCCGCCTACATCGAGTCGGTCCTCCCGGCCGCCGTCACCGCACGCGTCTCCGTCGAGGCCGGCATCGCCATGCCGTGGCACCGTTTCACCGGCGCCACCGGCCGCAACGTGTCCCTGGAGCACTTCGGTGCCTCCGCCCCGTTCGAGAAGCTCTTCGAGGAGTTCGGCATCACCGCCGACGCCGTCGTCGCAGCCGCCCACGACTCCATCTCCGCCAGCAAGTAA
- a CDS encoding SRPBCC domain-containing protein gives MTTREPTGYLSTGVIGPELIITRRIPFVIDAVWNQITDPALLGTWYGTYEGDPATGTVVLTTREAPEQPGDVRIQHCEAPTALAVTLESPAGDWVLAVTLNAAGEETDLEFRQRLDDLDHEAADLGPGWEYYLDRLIVALEGGDPDSLRWEDYHPALCAHYGRELPEEPGQMPEEN, from the coding sequence ATGACCACACGTGAGCCCACCGGTTACCTGTCCACCGGCGTCATCGGCCCCGAGCTGATCATCACCCGCCGTATCCCCTTCGTCATCGACGCGGTCTGGAACCAGATCACCGACCCCGCGTTGCTCGGCACCTGGTACGGCACCTACGAGGGCGATCCCGCCACGGGCACCGTCGTCCTCACCACCCGGGAGGCCCCGGAGCAGCCCGGTGACGTGCGGATCCAGCACTGCGAGGCGCCCACCGCCCTCGCCGTCACCCTGGAGAGCCCGGCAGGGGACTGGGTGCTGGCCGTCACCCTGAACGCCGCGGGGGAGGAGACCGACCTGGAGTTCCGCCAGCGTCTCGACGACCTCGACCACGAGGCCGCCGACCTCGGCCCCGGCTGGGAGTACTACCTCGACCGCCTCATCGTGGCCCTCGAGGGCGGCGACCCGGACTCGCTGCGGTGGGAGGACTACCACCCGGCCCTGTGCGCCCACTACGGCCGCGAGCTCCCCGAGGAGCCCGGTCAGATGCCCGAGGAGAACTAG
- a CDS encoding heme o synthase, whose protein sequence is METIKAYIALTKPRVIELLLVATIPAMLQAERGENNIILILLTVVGGWMGAAAANTFNMVADSDIDQKMGRTRARPLVRHTVTNRKATIFAWSLLIISVLWLGLLANSWLAAFFIILTNWFYIYVYTKWLKRRTWQNIIWGGAAGCMPVLVGWAVITDNMPEGIPAQWWQAIVLFMIIFFWTPPHTWALAMKYRADYEKAGVPMLPVVRKPVQVTRQIVWYTVATVVTTLLLVPAASWIYLAGALIGGLYFLVMAIVLHNGVKAGKDVKPLKLFILSNNYLALVFVALSVDAVLGWETIGSMLGWTTTFF, encoded by the coding sequence TTGGAGACAATCAAGGCCTATATTGCGCTGACGAAGCCGAGGGTCATTGAGCTGCTCCTCGTAGCCACGATTCCGGCGATGCTCCAGGCCGAGCGTGGCGAGAACAACATCATCCTCATCCTGCTGACCGTCGTCGGTGGCTGGATGGGCGCCGCAGCGGCCAACACCTTCAACATGGTGGCCGACTCCGACATCGACCAGAAGATGGGCCGCACCCGCGCCCGCCCGCTGGTCCGTCACACCGTGACGAACAGGAAGGCCACCATCTTCGCGTGGTCCCTGCTCATCATCTCGGTGCTGTGGCTGGGGCTGCTGGCGAACTCCTGGCTCGCCGCCTTCTTCATCATCCTGACCAACTGGTTCTACATCTACGTGTACACCAAGTGGCTCAAGCGCCGGACCTGGCAGAACATCATCTGGGGTGGCGCCGCCGGCTGTATGCCGGTGCTCGTCGGCTGGGCCGTCATCACCGACAACATGCCCGAGGGCATCCCCGCCCAGTGGTGGCAGGCCATCGTCCTGTTCATGATCATCTTCTTCTGGACCCCGCCCCACACCTGGGCCCTGGCCATGAAGTACCGCGCCGACTACGAGAAGGCCGGCGTGCCGATGCTCCCCGTCGTGCGCAAGCCCGTCCAGGTCACCCGCCAGATCGTGTGGTACACCGTCGCGACCGTCGTGACCACGCTGCTGCTCGTGCCGGCCGCCTCCTGGATCTACCTCGCCGGTGCCCTCATCGGTGGCCTGTACTTCCTCGTCATGGCGATCGTCCTGCACAACGGCGTCAAGGCCGGCAAGGACGTCAAGCCGCTCAAGCTGTTCATCCTGTCGAACAACTACCTGGCACTCGTCTTCGTCGCCCTCTCCGTGGACGCCGTCCTCGGCTGGGAGACGATCGGTTCCATGCTCGGCTGGACGACCACGTTCTTCTAG
- a CDS encoding SAM-dependent methyltransferase, producing MRHPHLAAIDAEAWPGVADVPAGRLVDLRARVAEAGFARACAAAGLDLDPEGTPDLVVEHEALFPRLAVSGWLGLAESFMAGEWRSERLVDVLEALISTGYRPQLGGRPLPPRPYGGGELPTELVRLSSGDGLSAFGGVFASGVPTTVRTAVPNHGRGPATHFVDLTTFSAPAAVDREDLGDAQTRAVTMLLDAARVTAGTHLLEYATSGGAVAIQAAHRRATVDTLTADPAQARAVGEQLLLAGVEPSVHVSVIDTPVPGPREWRGSYDAIVSVEKLEMLSEGNRVRYIRALDRLLTIGGYATMQSVTATDALSPVARQALGVLRAYVWPGLDYPTAEDVHRLADRESGLRVIAQTHVGSHHEQSLAMQRSLFEGHTREAAAAGFDIAYRRLWIYQFALREALFRLGMLDTVQFTLTHRNRQGRR from the coding sequence GTGAGACATCCACATCTGGCGGCGATCGACGCGGAGGCGTGGCCCGGCGTGGCGGACGTCCCCGCCGGGCGTCTCGTTGACCTGCGCGCACGCGTCGCGGAGGCCGGTTTCGCGCGGGCCTGCGCGGCCGCCGGGCTGGATCTCGACCCGGAGGGCACCCCGGATCTCGTCGTCGAGCATGAGGCGCTCTTCCCCCGGTTGGCTGTATCGGGCTGGCTGGGTCTGGCGGAGAGTTTCATGGCCGGGGAGTGGCGTTCGGAGCGGCTCGTGGACGTGCTGGAGGCGCTCATCTCCACCGGGTACCGCCCGCAGCTCGGGGGACGGCCGCTGCCGCCCCGCCCGTACGGGGGTGGTGAGCTGCCCACGGAACTGGTGCGGCTCAGCTCCGGTGACGGGCTGAGCGCCTTCGGCGGGGTCTTCGCGTCGGGCGTGCCGACGACCGTGCGCACCGCCGTGCCCAACCACGGGCGCGGCCCCGCCACACACTTCGTTGACCTGACCACGTTCTCCGCCCCGGCGGCCGTCGACAGGGAGGATCTCGGCGACGCGCAGACCCGCGCCGTCACGATGCTTCTCGACGCCGCCCGCGTCACCGCCGGCACCCATCTGCTGGAGTACGCCACCTCGGGCGGAGCCGTGGCGATCCAGGCGGCGCACCGGCGGGCGACCGTCGACACGCTCACTGCGGACCCCGCGCAGGCGCGGGCGGTGGGGGAGCAGCTCCTGCTCGCGGGCGTGGAGCCCTCGGTGCACGTCTCGGTGATCGACACGCCGGTGCCGGGCCCCCGCGAGTGGCGGGGCAGCTACGACGCGATCGTGTCGGTGGAGAAGCTGGAGATGCTCAGCGAGGGCAATCGGGTGCGCTACATCCGGGCACTTGACCGGCTGCTCACCATCGGCGGCTACGCCACCATGCAGTCGGTCACGGCCACGGACGCGCTGTCGCCGGTGGCCCGCCAGGCGCTCGGGGTGCTACGCGCCTACGTGTGGCCGGGCCTGGACTACCCGACGGCCGAGGACGTCCACCGCCTCGCCGACCGGGAGTCGGGGCTGCGGGTCATCGCCCAGACGCACGTCGGCAGCCACCACGAGCAGTCCCTGGCGATGCAGCGCTCCCTCTTCGAGGGTCACACCCGGGAGGCGGCGGCCGCCGGCTTCGACATCGCGTACCGACGCCTGTGGATCTACCAGTTCGCCCTGCGTGAGGCCCTGTTCCGGCTGGGCATGCTGGACACCGTCCAGTTCACCCTCACGCACCGCAACCGGCAGGGACGCCGCTGA
- a CDS encoding NAD(P)/FAD-dependent oxidoreductase: MTNTPFRPEGGRHHVVIIGSGFGGLFAAQELKNADVDVTIIDRTNHHLFQPLLYQVATGILSSGEIAPSTRQVLKGQENANVVKGEVTDIDLERQVVTTSLGAYTREFEYDSLIVAAGASQSYFGNDHFAEFAPGMKTIDDALEIRARVIGAFERAELAKDPAQRERLLTFVIVGAGPTGVELAGQLAELSHRTLVGEYSNFSTSAAKILLLDGAPQVLPPFGKRLGRTAQRQLEKLGVTVKLNAMVTHVDDKTVTYKSMVDGSETTIEAFTKIWSAGVAASPLGRLVADQAGVEMDRAGRVMVNDDLTVGEHRNVFVIGDMSNYKNLPGVAQVAIQGGQYAAEQIADQVAGRTAVDERPTFEYFDKGSMAIVSRFNAVVKMGKVEVTGFIGWLLWLAVHVLFLVGFRNRFVSMINWGVNALSRTRYNLATTRQQLHSRTALMKLQAITSEIEGDTPIELRDTTKFTGKKELR, encoded by the coding sequence ATGACGAACACCCCTTTCCGTCCTGAGGGCGGCCGCCATCACGTGGTCATCATCGGCTCTGGCTTCGGTGGCCTATTTGCGGCCCAGGAGCTGAAGAACGCAGACGTCGATGTCACCATCATCGACCGCACCAACCACCACCTCTTCCAGCCGCTCCTGTACCAGGTAGCCACCGGCATCCTGTCCTCCGGCGAGATCGCCCCGTCGACCCGCCAGGTACTCAAGGGCCAGGAGAACGCCAACGTGGTCAAGGGCGAGGTGACCGACATCGACCTCGAGCGTCAGGTCGTCACGACCTCCCTCGGCGCCTACACCCGTGAGTTCGAGTACGACTCCCTCATCGTCGCCGCCGGCGCCTCCCAGTCCTACTTCGGCAACGACCACTTCGCAGAGTTCGCACCGGGCATGAAGACCATCGACGACGCCCTCGAGATCCGCGCCCGCGTCATCGGCGCCTTCGAGCGCGCCGAACTCGCCAAGGACCCCGCGCAGCGTGAGCGCCTGCTCACCTTCGTCATCGTCGGTGCCGGCCCGACCGGCGTCGAGCTCGCCGGCCAGCTCGCCGAGCTCTCCCACCGCACCCTCGTCGGCGAGTACTCCAACTTCTCCACCTCCGCCGCCAAGATCCTGCTTCTCGACGGCGCCCCCCAGGTCCTCCCGCCCTTCGGCAAGCGCCTGGGCCGCACCGCCCAGCGCCAGCTGGAGAAGCTCGGCGTCACCGTCAAGCTCAACGCGATGGTCACCCACGTCGACGACAAGACCGTCACCTACAAGTCCATGGTCGACGGCTCCGAGACCACCATCGAGGCCTTCACCAAAATCTGGTCCGCCGGCGTCGCCGCCTCCCCGCTGGGCCGCCTCGTCGCCGACCAGGCCGGCGTCGAGATGGACCGCGCCGGCCGCGTCATGGTCAACGACGACCTCACCGTCGGCGAGCACCGCAACGTCTTCGTCATCGGCGACATGTCCAACTACAAGAACCTGCCGGGCGTCGCCCAGGTCGCCATCCAGGGTGGCCAGTACGCCGCCGAGCAGATCGCCGACCAGGTCGCCGGCCGCACCGCCGTCGACGAGCGCCCCACCTTCGAGTACTTCGACAAGGGCTCCATGGCGATCGTCTCCCGCTTCAACGCCGTGGTGAAGATGGGCAAGGTCGAGGTCACCGGCTTCATCGGCTGGCTGCTGTGGCTGGCCGTCCACGTCCTCTTCCTCGTGGGCTTCCGCAACCGCTTCGTCTCCATGATCAACTGGGGCGTCAACGCGCTGTCCCGCACCCGCTACAACCTGGCGACCACCCGCCAGCAGCTGCACTCCCGTACCGCGCTGATGAAGCTGCAGGCCATCACCTCCGAGATCGAGGGCGACACCCCGATCGAGCTGCGTGACACCACCAAGTTCACCGGCAAGAAGGAGCTGCGCTAA
- the pflA gene encoding pyruvate formate-lyase-activating protein, translated as MPEDGVTGVVRLSPEEGDRVRGVAAGLGGTAEDLTRPELLDARVTGDVALVHSWEIVTAVDGPGTRMTLFLTGCPLRCQYCHNPDTMEMRTGTLERVEDVVSRIKRYRRIFRVTRGGLTISGGEPLFQLAFTRRVLAEVHAAGIHTAIDTSGFLGARLSDEDLENIDLVLLDVKAGDEATYREVTGQSLQPTIDFGDRLAALGKPVWVRFVLVPGLTDDPANIERVADIVARWPNVERVEVLPFHNMGADKWRALGLRYNLGSTKPPTSRSLREARQVFRDRGIVTY; from the coding sequence GTGCCTGAGGACGGCGTCACCGGCGTCGTCCGCCTCTCACCCGAGGAGGGTGACCGGGTCCGGGGCGTCGCCGCGGGTCTCGGCGGCACCGCCGAGGATCTCACCCGTCCCGAGCTTCTCGACGCCCGCGTCACCGGCGACGTCGCCCTCGTCCACTCCTGGGAGATCGTGACCGCCGTCGACGGGCCGGGGACGAGGATGACGCTGTTCCTCACCGGCTGTCCGCTGCGGTGCCAGTACTGTCACAACCCCGACACGATGGAGATGCGCACCGGCACCCTGGAGCGCGTCGAGGACGTCGTCAGCCGCATCAAGCGCTACCGGCGCATCTTCCGGGTCACGCGCGGCGGGCTGACGATCTCGGGCGGGGAGCCGCTTTTCCAGCTGGCCTTCACCCGGCGGGTGCTGGCGGAGGTGCATGCGGCGGGGATCCACACGGCGATCGACACGTCGGGGTTCCTCGGGGCGCGTCTGAGCGACGAGGACCTGGAGAACATCGATCTCGTGCTTCTCGACGTCAAGGCCGGCGACGAGGCCACCTACCGCGAGGTCACCGGCCAGTCGCTGCAGCCGACGATCGACTTCGGTGACCGTCTCGCCGCGCTGGGCAAGCCCGTGTGGGTGCGGTTCGTGCTGGTGCCGGGGCTGACGGACGATCCGGCGAACATCGAGCGGGTGGCGGACATCGTCGCCCGCTGGCCGAACGTGGAGCGGGTGGAGGTGCTGCCCTTCCACAACATGGGGGCCGACAAGTGGCGGGCCCTCGGCCTGCGCTACAACCTGGGCAGCACGAAGCCGCCGACGTCCCGTTCCCTACGGGAGGCGCGGCAGGTGTTCCGGGACCGCGGGATCGTCACGTACTGA